A region of Thermodesulfobacteriota bacterium DNA encodes the following proteins:
- a CDS encoding aminotransferase class V-fold PLP-dependent enzyme, with protein sequence MIISRRKFINSIGIAGGAVLLAHFSCAKRPLGPAVYEDDWEQVRRQFDLDWDYVHMSCFLLASHPKPVREAIERYRRDLDENPVRYYRQNAGVAEERVRLSAASYLDTDYSQIALTDSTTMGLGLLYTGIKVRADQEILTTEHEYYSTLESLRLRALRTGASFRKIRLHNGSFNTSKDEIVDNIYRSINPRTRVVALTWVHSSTGLKIPVREIGEMISDINRSRLDDDRILLCIDGVHGLGVEDINIEELGCDFFAAGTHKWLFGPRGTGILWGRKDAWNNVVATIPTFSGNDTPGQTMTPGGFHSFEHRWALNEAFDFHSRIGKERVEKRIHQLNTQLKEGLRSIRNVNLHTPMSEELSAGIVCFEVNGFTPYEVVRRLEDRHIIATTTPRTYKERYVRLAPGLLNNPSEVERTLAAIREL encoded by the coding sequence ATGATTATAAGCCGTAGAAAGTTTATTAATTCAATCGGAATAGCCGGTGGAGCAGTTTTGCTGGCCCATTTTTCCTGCGCAAAGAGACCCCTTGGCCCGGCCGTTTACGAAGATGACTGGGAGCAAGTCAGGAGGCAGTTTGACCTTGATTGGGACTATGTGCACATGTCTTGTTTTCTCTTAGCTTCCCATCCAAAACCGGTAAGGGAAGCGATTGAAAGGTACCGGCGGGATTTGGACGAAAACCCGGTTCGATATTATCGCCAGAATGCCGGGGTAGCCGAAGAAAGGGTAAGGCTCTCTGCGGCTTCTTATCTTGACACCGATTATTCTCAGATTGCGCTGACAGACAGCACCACCATGGGGCTTGGCCTTTTATACACGGGGATAAAGGTCAGAGCGGACCAGGAGATCCTGACGACCGAGCACGAGTACTATTCTACACTTGAGTCTCTTCGTTTGAGGGCGCTCAGGACCGGCGCGTCATTTCGGAAAATACGATTGCATAACGGGAGCTTTAACACATCTAAAGACGAGATAGTGGACAATATCTACCGTTCCATCAACCCCCGGACCAGGGTTGTTGCCCTCACCTGGGTTCATTCCAGCACCGGGCTCAAGATACCGGTGAGAGAGATTGGAGAGATGATATCAGACATCAATAGGTCTAGATTGGATGATGATAGAATCCTTCTTTGTATCGACGGGGTTCACGGATTAGGAGTCGAAGACATAAATATAGAGGAGCTTGGTTGCGACTTTTTCGCCGCCGGCACGCATAAATGGCTCTTTGGGCCGAGAGGGACCGGGATATTATGGGGAAGAAAAGACGCGTGGAATAATGTGGTTGCTACGATCCCCACGTTTTCCGGAAATGACACGCCCGGTCAAACAATGACCCCGGGAGGCTTTCATTCATTCGAGCATCGTTGGGCTCTCAACGAGGCCTTTGATTTTCATAGTAGAATCGGGAAAGAGCGGGTTGAGAAACGCATCCATCAACTCAACACTCAGCTAAAAGAGGGGTTGAGAAGCATCAGAAATGTTAATTTACACACTCCCATGTCCGAAGAATTATCCGCAGGCATCGTTTGTTTTGAAGTAAATGGGTTCACTCCGTATGAGGTGGTGAGACGGCTGGAAGATAGACATATTATCGCCACCACCACACCCCGCACATACAAGGAAAGATATGTTAGATTAGCCCCGGGCTTATTGAATAATCCTTCGGAAGTCGAAAGAACCCTGGCGGCGATAAGAGAGTTGTGA
- a CDS encoding DUF433 domain-containing protein, with amino-acid sequence MREELIQSDPSIMMGKPVIAGTRITVELILEKLAAGETIEQLLEAHPRLTREAIQAALAFAAHALRADVVYPIKQTGT; translated from the coding sequence ATGAGGGAAGAACTCATTCAGTCAGATCCATCAATCATGATGGGTAAACCGGTCATTGCTGGCACCCGCATTACCGTAGAACTCATTCTCGAGAAGTTGGCAGCCGGGGAGACAATTGAACAACTTCTAGAGGCACATCCCCGTTTGACCCGTGAAGCTATCCAGGCCGCGTTGGCCTTTGCCGCACATGCTTTACGTGCCGATGTCGTCTATCCCATAAAGCAGACCGGCACATGA
- a CDS encoding nucleoside deaminase, translated as MTTNDQHSVRMKELVQFTASSLETDFPSPFGCAIYDERNGVLLAQAYDTVMEMCDPTNHAEINAIRESTRKLKLLSLRGCTLYSTCEPCPMCMSACIWAEVDTVVYGASTMEDANRYWPQASDMSPQELLSRMRIEPRCKLIPHVERSLCQELFMRCDEVRRQRGLKLPPHR; from the coding sequence ATGACTACGAACGATCAACACAGTGTGCGGATGAAAGAGCTCGTGCAATTTACTGCTTCATCATTGGAGACCGATTTTCCCTCACCGTTCGGGTGCGCAATTTACGATGAACGAAATGGCGTTCTTCTAGCACAAGCCTATGACACGGTGATGGAAATGTGCGACCCGACGAACCATGCGGAAATAAACGCCATCCGTGAGTCCACTCGAAAACTAAAACTGCTATCTCTTCGCGGCTGCACACTATATAGTACATGCGAGCCATGCCCGATGTGTATGTCGGCGTGTATTTGGGCTGAAGTTGACACGGTAGTATATGGAGCATCAACAATGGAGGATGCAAATCGGTACTGGCCGCAAGCGTCCGACATGTCGCCGCAAGAACTTCTATCTCGCATGCGCATCGAACCGAGGTGTAAACTAATACCCCATGTCGAGCGCTCCCTTTGCCAAGAACTGTTCATGCGATGCGATGAAGTGCGAAGGCAACGTGGCCTGAAGTTGCCCCCACACCGTTGA
- the leuB gene encoding 3-isopropylmalate dehydrogenase, giving the protein MPKILVLPGDGIGVEVTNVSLDVLNTLGKKYKIEFVFESELFGGASIDAHGVPVTKEVLEKAKAADAVLMGAVGGPQWDNLEYGIRPERGLLAIRKELDAFANLRPAVVYSALADASSLKREIVDGVDIMVVRELTGGIYFGTPRGVTKLEDGQEQGVNTLVYTTSEIERVARVAFDIARKRRKRLTSIDKANVLDCMELWRRTVARVGKEEFPDVELEHLYVDNAAMQLIRRPKSFDVILADNMFGDILSDEAAQLTGSLGMLPSASIGHRGAIYEPVHGSAPDIAGKDIANPIASVLTSAMMLKYTLNLDRAAEEVENAVKRVLEKGYRTSDIYEEGTKKVGCKEMGTLIVEEIGKL; this is encoded by the coding sequence GTGCCTAAAATCCTGGTCCTTCCCGGAGACGGGATAGGTGTCGAAGTAACCAATGTCAGCCTGGATGTCCTCAACACCTTAGGGAAAAAATACAAAATTGAGTTTGTATTCGAGAGCGAGCTATTTGGCGGGGCCTCCATCGATGCACACGGTGTCCCGGTAACGAAAGAGGTACTCGAAAAAGCAAAAGCAGCAGATGCCGTACTTATGGGCGCTGTCGGCGGACCCCAGTGGGATAACCTTGAATACGGAATTAGACCGGAAAGAGGGCTTCTGGCCATAAGGAAAGAGCTAGACGCCTTTGCCAACCTGAGGCCGGCCGTAGTTTATTCGGCGCTTGCCGATGCATCATCACTCAAAAGGGAGATCGTCGACGGTGTGGACATCATGGTGGTGAGGGAGCTTACCGGAGGAATATACTTCGGTACTCCCCGCGGTGTCACGAAATTAGAAGACGGCCAGGAACAGGGTGTAAACACCCTTGTCTATACCACATCCGAGATCGAGAGGGTAGCCCGGGTAGCTTTTGATATAGCCAGGAAGAGGAGAAAGAGGCTGACTTCGATAGATAAAGCAAACGTGCTTGACTGTATGGAACTCTGGAGAAGAACCGTAGCCAGGGTGGGGAAAGAAGAATTTCCGGATGTCGAGCTTGAGCATCTATACGTGGATAACGCCGCCATGCAGCTCATTCGTAGGCCCAAGAGCTTTGACGTGATATTGGCTGACAATATGTTTGGAGACATATTGAGCGATGAAGCCGCACAACTAACCGGTTCACTGGGAATGTTACCTTCTGCCAGCATCGGACATAGAGGTGCAATTTACGAACCGGTTCACGGCAGCGCCCCGGATATTGCCGGGAAAGACATCGCCAATCCCATAGCTTCCGTTCTTACCTCGGCAATGATGCTCAAGTACACGCTTAATCTTGACCGAGCGGCAGAGGAGGTAGAAAATGCCGTCAAAAGGGTACTGGAAAAGGGCTACCGGACATCGGATATATACGAGGAAGGAACAAAAAAAGTAGGCTGTAAGGAGATGGGGACTTTGATAGTGGAGGAGATTGGGAAACTTTAG
- a CDS encoding amidohydrolase family protein, with the protein MRFIDAHTHLEFFALKGIPLDKAANKKDVVEMIESSSVRPLVAWGWSEEALGESITRADIDRFPFPILLIRVDAHVGVINKRVMDELDIEPSGKFDQERGYVYEEVLWNIASILKPRDIGASLLRAQHEAISKGVIEVHDFVDANIAETYFKLREEGNLKLKVNLMPYYDHYEDVLSLFDKFAEDECLKLGWVKAFVDGSIGAGTAYLREPYIDKPSNGILLKTEEQLGSIIKELEGRDLRIALHAIGDAAIDVCLDAFERADIKLKGHRIEHAEMIDLEQAKRAKDLNVTLCVQPNFNVIFMETYIKALGEERAKRMNPIKMLDQLGVTMVFGSDMMPFDPEIGLTYASQILGREKALFYYGGWRDKMGFT; encoded by the coding sequence ATGAGGTTTATAGATGCCCATACCCATCTGGAGTTTTTTGCGCTTAAAGGAATCCCCTTGGATAAAGCGGCGAATAAAAAGGATGTCGTGGAAATGATTGAAAGCTCTTCGGTAAGGCCGCTAGTTGCCTGGGGGTGGAGCGAGGAGGCTCTTGGAGAATCGATAACCAGGGCGGACATAGACAGATTCCCCTTTCCCATTCTTCTCATAAGAGTAGATGCGCATGTCGGGGTGATAAATAAAAGAGTCATGGATGAGTTGGATATAGAGCCCTCGGGGAAATTTGACCAGGAAAGGGGCTATGTTTATGAGGAAGTGTTATGGAACATTGCGTCGATTTTAAAGCCAAGGGATATAGGGGCATCCCTATTAAGGGCTCAGCATGAAGCCATATCCAAAGGTGTTATAGAGGTTCATGACTTTGTCGATGCTAACATCGCCGAGACCTATTTTAAACTGAGGGAAGAGGGGAATCTAAAACTCAAAGTAAACTTGATGCCCTACTACGATCACTATGAAGATGTACTTAGCCTTTTCGATAAGTTTGCTGAAGACGAGTGTTTGAAGCTCGGCTGGGTTAAAGCATTTGTCGACGGCTCGATCGGGGCCGGGACCGCTTACTTGAGGGAACCGTATATTGATAAGCCTTCAAACGGGATTCTTCTAAAAACGGAAGAGCAGTTGGGATCCATAATAAAGGAGCTAGAGGGCAGAGATTTAAGAATTGCACTTCATGCTATTGGAGATGCTGCAATCGACGTTTGCCTGGACGCTTTCGAGAGAGCGGATATAAAACTTAAGGGGCACAGGATCGAGCACGCGGAGATGATAGATTTAGAGCAGGCAAAAAGAGCCAAAGATTTGAATGTCACACTTTGTGTCCAGCCTAATTTCAACGTGATTTTCATGGAGACTTACATAAAGGCGCTTGGGGAGGAAAGGGCGAAGAGGATGAATCCTATTAAGATGCTCGATCAGTTAGGTGTCACTATGGTCTTTGGCTCAGACATGATGCCCTTTGACCCGGAAATTGGACTAACCTATGCCTCGCAGATATTAGGAAGAGAGAAAGCCCTATTTTACTATGGGGGATGGAGGGATAAAATGGGTTTTACGTGA
- the thiE gene encoding thiamine phosphate synthase, with protein MRYALRGLYIITDKNLIPRGMFLETVEKALRGGARIVQLREKNSSHDEIIRLGKGLLQITRKYDVPLIINDSPFLTKEIGADGVHLGRDDPGIQEARKILGSEAIIGASCYGEIERGIQAEKEGADYVAFGTPFFTPTKPERKGTPFEVLRDAREKITKIPIFAIGGINWENAPSVLETGVDGIAVITGVFGSPDPERAARHLSSLFEAIK; from the coding sequence ATGAGGTATGCTCTAAGAGGTCTCTACATAATAACCGATAAAAATCTCATACCCAGGGGTATGTTTTTAGAAACGGTGGAGAAGGCCCTGAGAGGGGGAGCAAGAATAGTACAACTTAGGGAGAAGAATTCCAGCCATGATGAAATTATAAGGCTGGGGAAAGGGCTTCTTCAGATTACAAGAAAGTACGATGTCCCTCTGATCATTAACGATTCTCCCTTCCTTACTAAAGAAATAGGCGCTGACGGTGTCCATCTGGGTAGGGATGACCCAGGCATACAGGAGGCCAGGAAGATCCTCGGCAGTGAGGCCATTATCGGTGCTTCCTGTTACGGTGAGATTGAGAGGGGCATCCAGGCGGAGAAAGAAGGCGCCGACTATGTCGCCTTTGGCACGCCTTTTTTCACCCCGACCAAACCGGAGAGAAAGGGTACTCCTTTTGAAGTACTCAGGGATGCAAGAGAAAAAATAACAAAGATTCCCATTTTTGCCATCGGCGGGATTAACTGGGAAAACGCCCCATCCGTGCTTGAGACCGGTGTTGACGGAATTGCGGTCATCACTGGCGTCTTTGGCTCACCCGACCCGGAGAGAGCAGCCAGACACCTGTCCAGTCTATTTGAAGCCATAAAGTAG
- a CDS encoding ATP-binding cassette domain-containing protein has translation MASEAIVLARGLSKNYGPIWAVDGISFEVLAGECYGFLGPNGAGKTTAIRMIYCRTLPTSGVLNVFGLDVRDHAREIKALIGLAPQENNLDPDLNVIENLIVYSRYYDIPRSEAEERGKELLRFLSIDERRKEEVTKLSGGMQRRLVIARALINNPRLLILDEPTTGLDPQARHLIWQRLRELKGKGVTMILTTHYMEEAEKLCDRVAVMDSGKILAEGSPDQLIKRYAGEHVFEIRHAEDNGLLRKLEGLEYSIEQAGDTIYIFSKDGDEIGKRLLPLKDSEILHRRANLEDVFLRLTGKELRD, from the coding sequence ATGGCTTCCGAGGCTATAGTACTGGCCAGGGGATTATCCAAAAACTACGGCCCTATTTGGGCCGTGGACGGAATCTCTTTTGAGGTTTTGGCCGGCGAATGCTACGGGTTTTTAGGTCCGAATGGCGCCGGAAAAACAACGGCTATCAGGATGATTTACTGTCGAACTCTACCCACCTCCGGGGTTCTTAACGTTTTTGGTTTGGATGTTAGGGATCACGCCAGAGAAATCAAGGCTTTGATAGGCCTGGCGCCACAGGAGAATAATTTAGACCCGGATTTGAACGTTATCGAGAACCTCATCGTCTATTCCCGGTACTACGATATTCCCAGGAGCGAGGCGGAGGAACGAGGAAAGGAACTCCTTCGATTTTTAAGCATAGACGAGAGGCGAAAGGAAGAAGTAACCAAGCTTTCAGGCGGCATGCAGAGACGTCTGGTCATTGCCAGGGCGCTCATCAATAACCCGAGACTGCTCATACTTGACGAGCCCACCACTGGACTCGACCCCCAGGCCAGGCATCTCATATGGCAGAGGCTTCGGGAACTAAAGGGAAAAGGGGTCACCATGATTCTAACCACCCATTATATGGAGGAAGCGGAAAAGCTCTGCGACAGGGTTGCGGTCATGGATTCCGGGAAAATACTGGCCGAAGGCTCGCCTGATCAGCTTATAAAAAGATATGCAGGAGAGCACGTTTTCGAGATAAGGCATGCGGAAGACAACGGACTTCTAAGAAAATTGGAGGGGTTGGAGTACAGTATTGAACAAGCCGGTGATACTATCTACATATTCTCGAAAGACGGCGATGAAATAGGAAAAAGGCTTCTCCCCTTGAAGGATTCTGAAATTTTACACCGCCGCGCAAACTTGGAGGATGTTTTTCTACGATTAACCGGTAAAGAATTAAGGGATTAA
- the npdG gene encoding NADPH-dependent F420 reductase, whose product MKIALLGGTGDIAEGLVLRWSKVGHEIFIGSRSDEKAKGIAAEYIETLSKLGISPKIQGMPNADAARAAEVIIISIPPEYAASTVAQIRDSFTNQIVVTPVVSMVKKGKVFMYSPPPQGSCALEIKEALPESVKLVSAYHNLPAKELSKIDEDLDYDVVICGDDDEAKAVVKRLTEEMPNLRVLDAGPLEVSMMIEAITPLIVNLNMRYKPQHFSVKFV is encoded by the coding sequence ATGAAGATCGCTCTTTTAGGAGGTACTGGAGATATTGCCGAGGGATTGGTCCTTCGCTGGTCCAAGGTAGGTCACGAAATCTTTATAGGTTCAAGAAGCGATGAAAAGGCAAAGGGAATCGCCGCAGAGTACATAGAGACACTCTCTAAACTGGGCATTAGTCCAAAGATTCAAGGTATGCCCAATGCCGACGCCGCCCGTGCTGCGGAGGTGATTATAATAAGCATTCCGCCAGAGTACGCGGCATCAACGGTGGCTCAAATTAGAGATAGTTTTACCAATCAAATTGTGGTTACCCCGGTGGTTTCTATGGTTAAGAAGGGCAAGGTTTTCATGTATTCGCCGCCACCCCAGGGGTCTTGCGCATTAGAAATAAAAGAGGCGTTGCCGGAGAGCGTAAAGCTTGTTTCAGCCTATCACAACCTTCCGGCAAAAGAGCTCAGCAAAATAGACGAAGACCTGGATTATGACGTCGTGATATGTGGAGATGACGATGAGGCAAAGGCCGTAGTCAAAAGGCTTACCGAAGAGATGCCCAACCTTAGGGTGCTTGATGCCGGGCCATTAGAGGTTTCTATGATGATTGAAGCCATCACACCGCTTATAGTTAATCTGAACATGCGCTATAAACCCCAGCATTTTTCGGTGAAGTTTGTTTAG
- a CDS encoding GAF domain-containing protein → MERMNNLLKHQLKQHFNGDPYSTSEEWRSFLDAVNDTYWQFDSDRLMLERSLELTSQELLERNRELSSRSKELEIAKADLKKAKDELEIKVEKRTKDLMKANEQLQAEITERKCVEEALRESETNYRLLIENSPYCIHQINLEGQLMSMNKAGLHMMGLKDECEIVRVPYLEVVSEEDRDRIERLLQAALNGESSEFEFTAINNRVFQSSFIPIKDSNGNVVRLMGIMHDITDRKRAEEALKENLAKLEKKNRYEGIISKVTQSVHRSIDLQDVLENAVEAMSENINGTDNVSIYIVEGEDAVLKAYKGYPDWFIEQVGRIPYPKGFTWKTIIERKPVYCSDTDQDTIMGPAGRKLGTKSYASMPIHSKGATVGVININSLAKNAFDEDELRLLEIVAHQIETAINNAGQAEALRQSEETLKENVAQLTKKNRYETIISTITQSVHRSINLQEVLENAVEAVKQNVNGSEHVGIYLVEGEEAVLRAQRGFPDQYLNRAERIPYPKGVTWKTIMEGKPRYCPDVEHDQFLGPAGRSIGIKSYVIVPIRLQEKVLGTISINSLREDAFNEEELKLLDIVARQIEVAINNARQAEALRQSEERYRTLFDQSPVGVFIFDKELVISQCNERLVRILKSSYDKIMGFDMHNLKDRSYLSALLKVIEGKPNYYEGLYEATTSTAKLWLSIRLSPLLDVDANVIGGMGVMEDITDRKQAEEEIRRINEELEQRVIERTSQLNKANQELRQAKEEAEEANRAKSEFLSRVSHELRTPMNSIMGFAQLLEMDSSLAHKQRESVKHVLQAGRHLLHLIDELLDISRIESGRLKLSLEPVSVEEVIQETLSLIQPIATQRGIRLQSVYGQDNGWSVMADKQRFKQVLLNLFSNAIKYNRQYGIVTYSFEKVAERRLRINISDTGFGIPTEKINRLFSPFDRLGAEQSDSDGAGLGLALSKQLMEAMGGTIGMESTVGQGSTFWAELSVVEALDNAPENLYENVPSPHDAGGNGRTHTVLYIEDNLLNLNLIGHALVHRPGVRLLTAMQGSLGLDLIREHHPDLVLLDLNLPDIPGEEILRRIKEDPKTDRIPVVIISADAIPDRVKKLLNAGARAYLTKPLDLKTFFNVLDEVFGEEGVLCGKKH, encoded by the coding sequence ATGGAAAGAATGAATAATTTGCTTAAACATCAGCTTAAGCAGCATTTCAATGGAGATCCTTATTCCACTTCGGAAGAATGGAGGTCTTTTCTCGATGCAGTCAATGATACCTATTGGCAATTTGACTCCGATCGCCTGATGCTCGAGAGGTCGTTGGAATTAACTTCTCAGGAACTCCTGGAGAGAAATCGAGAGCTTTCCTCCAGAAGCAAAGAGCTGGAAATCGCAAAAGCAGACCTGAAAAAGGCCAAAGATGAACTGGAGATTAAAGTCGAGAAACGCACAAAAGATTTGATGAAAGCGAATGAGCAGTTGCAGGCGGAGATTACTGAGCGTAAGTGTGTTGAAGAAGCATTACGAGAAAGTGAGACCAATTATCGTTTACTCATCGAAAATTCCCCCTATTGCATTCATCAGATCAACTTGGAAGGGCAATTGATGTCCATGAACAAAGCTGGCTTGCATATGATGGGACTCAAGGATGAGTGCGAGATTGTCCGGGTTCCGTATTTAGAAGTAGTCTCCGAAGAAGATCGAGATAGGATTGAACGTTTGTTACAAGCTGCCCTGAACGGTGAGTCTTCCGAGTTTGAATTCACTGCAATAAATAATCGCGTTTTTCAATCATCTTTTATACCAATTAAAGATAGCAATGGTAACGTGGTTAGACTAATGGGCATTATGCATGACATTACCGATCGCAAGAGGGCAGAGGAGGCTTTAAAAGAGAATCTGGCCAAGCTAGAAAAAAAGAATCGCTACGAGGGCATTATTAGCAAAGTTACTCAGAGCGTTCATCGTTCAATTGATCTTCAGGATGTGCTGGAAAACGCGGTTGAAGCAATGAGCGAGAACATAAATGGGACAGACAACGTTTCAATTTATATAGTCGAAGGAGAAGACGCTGTCTTAAAAGCTTACAAGGGCTATCCTGATTGGTTTATTGAGCAAGTAGGAAGAATTCCCTATCCCAAAGGATTTACGTGGAAGACGATAATAGAAAGAAAGCCGGTATATTGCAGTGATACAGACCAAGATACAATCATGGGCCCGGCTGGAAGAAAACTTGGGACAAAAAGCTATGCTTCCATGCCTATACACTCCAAGGGTGCGACTGTTGGAGTCATTAATATAAATTCCTTGGCCAAGAATGCTTTTGATGAAGATGAATTAAGGTTACTCGAAATAGTCGCCCATCAGATTGAAACAGCCATTAATAATGCAGGACAGGCCGAAGCTTTAAGGCAATCGGAGGAAACCCTAAAGGAAAACGTTGCTCAATTAACCAAAAAGAATCGTTACGAAACCATAATCAGCACCATCACCCAGAGCGTTCATCGGTCAATTAATCTCCAAGAGGTCCTGGAAAATGCTGTAGAAGCGGTGAAGCAAAATGTAAATGGGTCTGAGCACGTTGGGATTTATCTGGTCGAGGGAGAAGAAGCAGTACTGAGAGCACAGAGAGGGTTTCCTGATCAATACCTAAACCGAGCGGAAAGAATACCATATCCCAAGGGTGTTACCTGGAAGACAATAATGGAGGGGAAGCCTAGATACTGCCCGGACGTGGAGCATGACCAGTTTCTTGGCCCTGCCGGACGGAGCATCGGAATAAAGAGTTATGTAATTGTACCCATCCGCCTCCAAGAAAAGGTCTTAGGAACTATAAGCATAAACTCTTTACGGGAAGATGCTTTTAATGAGGAAGAATTAAAACTGCTTGACATCGTTGCACGGCAAATCGAGGTAGCAATCAATAATGCCAGACAAGCGGAGGCGCTGCGCCAATCAGAGGAGCGATATCGCACCCTTTTCGATCAATCGCCCGTTGGAGTATTTATATTCGACAAGGAACTGGTAATATCGCAGTGCAACGAACGCCTAGTTCGAATCTTAAAATCGTCATACGACAAAATCATGGGGTTTGATATGCACAATCTTAAAGATCGAAGCTACCTATCCGCACTGTTAAAAGTAATTGAAGGAAAGCCTAACTATTATGAGGGTTTATATGAAGCTACCACCAGCACAGCAAAGCTATGGTTATCGATTCGTCTATCTCCATTGCTTGACGTTGATGCGAATGTTATTGGCGGTATGGGGGTAATGGAGGACATTACCGACCGCAAGCAAGCGGAGGAAGAAATCCGCAGAATCAACGAGGAATTGGAACAACGGGTCATAGAGCGTACTTCACAACTCAATAAAGCGAACCAAGAGCTGCGGCAGGCAAAGGAAGAGGCAGAGGAAGCCAATAGGGCAAAAAGCGAATTCCTCTCACGGGTGAGCCATGAATTGCGTACTCCAATGAATTCGATTATGGGATTCGCACAGCTTTTGGAGATGGATTCATCTCTCGCTCATAAACAAAGGGAAAGCGTAAAGCACGTACTGCAAGCGGGAAGGCATCTGCTCCATCTCATTGATGAACTGCTAGACATCAGCCGCATCGAGTCCGGTCGTCTCAAACTATCACTGGAACCGGTCAGTGTGGAAGAGGTTATCCAGGAGACATTGAGCCTAATTCAGCCTATTGCTACACAAAGGGGAATAAGACTTCAATCAGTCTACGGACAGGATAATGGTTGGTCCGTTATGGCCGATAAACAACGTTTCAAACAGGTTCTCTTGAACCTCTTCTCGAATGCGATTAAATACAATCGCCAATATGGAATAGTAACCTACTCCTTTGAAAAGGTCGCGGAGAGAAGACTACGAATCAATATAAGCGATACCGGCTTTGGAATCCCCACGGAAAAGATAAATCGGCTTTTTAGTCCTTTTGACCGCCTAGGGGCGGAGCAATCCGACTCTGATGGTGCAGGGCTAGGCCTGGCACTTTCCAAGCAACTAATGGAAGCAATGGGCGGGACTATAGGAATGGAAAGCACCGTAGGTCAGGGAAGTACATTCTGGGCGGAGCTGTCCGTGGTGGAAGCCTTGGATAATGCACCGGAGAACTTATATGAAAATGTACCGTCGCCGCATGACGCAGGAGGGAACGGACGAACTCATACTGTGCTCTACATAGAGGACAATCTTTTAAACCTCAACCTCATCGGGCATGCGTTGGTTCATCGGCCCGGAGTTAGGCTTCTCACGGCTATGCAAGGAAGTTTAGGCCTGGATTTAATACGTGAGCACCATCCCGACCTGGTACTCTTAGACCTCAACCTACCGGATATACCCGGCGAAGAAATACTGCGCCGTATAAAAGAAGACCCAAAGACGGACCGGATTCCGGTAGTGATAATCAGCGCCGATGCTATACCAGACCGAGTTAAGAAACTATTGAATGCTGGAGCCCGGGCTTATCTGACCAAGCCTCTTGATTTGAAGACATTCTTTAATGTTTTAGACGAAGTTTTCGGCGAGGAAGGTGTATTATGTGGGAAGAAACATTGA